The Vigna unguiculata cultivar IT97K-499-35 chromosome 11, ASM411807v1, whole genome shotgun sequence genomic sequence TTGACTATTGTTACTCTCACAATAGAGAATTATTTTAGGTCATTTGAGAAATAGAGTCATAAACTCTAGGTATTGGTTTAGATGTTCATTGTTCACATAGAGAGACAAAGTTTACGTTTATTTTTCGTCATTTGGAATagttataactatttttttttttaattcttattaatatttttatgaaagaaataaatcttgaaaaaaactAATACGCTTCAAATCAACCTAAAGAACATAAAGATTTAGAGTCACAAGGAAAGTGTTTCAACAATTTCAGCTCACATGAATTAGCAGTCTCATGTTCTTCTTTCCATTTAAATGAAACTTTTGTAAGAGTGTTCTTCCTTGCAAGAATTCTAAATGAAAGTCCTCTAATCCAAGATGTAATATTGTTAGTTACATAAACATAAACACCaataatgaatgaaaaataaatctatctaaattataaaaaagtgaaaaatgaaaataaagttaaGATAAACGCAACAagtgttttaataaaaataattgataagtattaatataagtataaaaacttttagattattaacacattatagtaattattataataattgttaatataaatcttaataattaataaatagtgCAAAACACAATGTAAGATCTACTTCTTTTATCATCCTCTTTTCTTTGTTCTCTCCCTGCTAGATTTGCATGGTAATTAAGGTtgcaaaataacatttaacACTTTCTACAtgcattaaaattgaaaaatttattgaattattttaaactattaataCACGACttctttttatcataaaaatattaataagaatCGGTGTAAATATAACTatgacacattttttaaatatagataatattacattagtagctaatattataatgttattaagttaatatatataaaataaatttatatttattaatattaaagtaaaatgaatgaagataaaaaaataattgttgatgaataaaaaaaataaaaatttttataaaaaatatgtaaaataaattattaatttttaataaataattatattataaaggttagagttgaaattataaaatacaaaaaaaaagaatcgtttcttttatatagttatagattaaaaagaaaaagaaaagtaattataaCTAATTCAAATGACGAAAAATGTAAACCTGTACCAAATTGTCTCCATGTGAACAATGAATATCAAAACTTAATACATAGAATTTATGACTCTATTTTTCAAATGacctaaaataaatttcataccCAATACCCACCTCACGTGCttgaacaaaacaaacaaaatcaaaaccaaaaaatGAAAGGTAACACCACGTTAGGGAGGAAATAAAGTTGTAAGATAAACGGTAGTCAACTGATATTTTCGAAGAATTAAATGCAGTAAACGTTCaatctaatatataaaaaaatagtcaaattaaataaaataattaaatactaaaaaattatttttatcaattaatacatttttaacattttacgAAACatagaatatatatttaaaatgaattaattttaatattgattagttttgttaaaatattgaaCTAATTATAcgttatatttgtcaaataaaaaCATACAGTCAGATTATATAcaatcattaaatatttaaaatgttgtgttataaaatatttttatcaattactacatttttttacattttactaaacatagaatatatatttaaaatgaattaattttaatattgatgagttttgttaaaatattgaacatatataagtataataacttttagattatttaCACACTATAATAATTGTTAGTATAaatcttaataattaataaatagtgCATAACACAATGCAAGATCTACTTCTTTAATCATCCTCTTTCTCTACATGCattaaaattgaacaaatttattgatttattttaaactattaataCATGACttctttttatcataaaaatattagtaacaaCAGGTGTAAATACAATTatgacacattttttaaatattgataatattatattagttgggatgatattataatattatacattttttaaatattgataatattatattagttgggatgatattataatattattaagttcatatacaaaataaatttatatttattagtaataaaataaaatgaatgaagaaaaaataataaatacaaaaaaaaagaaaaaataatatattttatcgaaaatatacaaaataaactattaatttttaataaataattatattataaagggtagagttgaaattataaatctttcttctatattgttatagattaaaaacaaaaagaaaaataattataactgaTTCAAATGACAAAAATGTAAAGTTGTACCAAATTGTCTCTATGTGAACGATGAATATCAAAACTTAATACCTAGAATTTATGActctatttttaaaatgacctaaaataaatttcataccCAATGTCCACCttgaacaaaacaaacaaaatcaaaacaaaaaattgaaaggtCACAGGATGTCATCgggacgggtagggtacggTTCTCTCGTACTCTAtgtgttaaataaatatatgtctCGTACCCTTATCCATCTCCGTCGAGTATCTGTTATGGGGTACCCgcctaattttttaatatccacggatatccacgggtacccacggatatttacaaaaaaataaaaataaatatttaacaacatattttaatcataaatttaaataaaatacaatacataatattcataaattttaaacaaagatcaaataacccatttaaatggtgttgaatgatagtttacaaagaaatgaattttttttaaaactaattgataaaaaaaataactcattcaaaatcaatatgttaatatttttaatcatgttttttttttgtcaatttaaattagagtatagcgagTAAGGATATCTACTaatacggatactatgatactcgtacccgtccCGTTAATATGCTGGTATtaaaaatacccatacccattaTCCACGGATATCTATTTACAATATCCATTTTCTACCTGTTACgaattttatatacatataccCACGATTACGAATTTTTTAAACATCTTTAATCAGATCACGTTAGGGAGGAAAAATAAAGTTGCAAGAGAGACATTAGTCAATTGATATTTTCGAAGAATTAAATGCAGTAAACGTGctatctaataaataaataaataaaacagtcaaattaaatactaaaaaatatttttatcaattaatacatttttaacattttacgAGACAtggaatttatatttaaaatgaattaattttaatattgtgaattttgttaaaatattgaactaattatatgttatatttgtcaaataaaaaatacagtCAGATTATGTActatcattaaatatttaaaatgttgtgttataaaatatttttatcaattaatacatttttaacattttactaAACgtagaatatatatttaaaatgaattaattttaatattgatgaattttgttaaaatattgaaCTATACGCTATAGTTGTCAAATAAAAGATACAGTcagattaaataaaatcattaaatatttaaaatgttgtgttattaaattaacatattactaacatttttctaaagataatatttaaaatgaattagtttttatattgatgaggtttgttaaaaattaaatttactaaaTATACTATATTTTTCAAGTTAAACAATTTCGTAGCATATTctgtaaattaaatataaatatattttgttatcttttgaaaatgattactattataatataataaagatcAAATGAATACTAAATATTTACCATATGATCATAGAAACACAATGTTTTTCTTTGAAGTGCTTTCTTCTCAATTGTTTCTAGTCATTGTTTGGTCATTTTCAACTATTATTACATCTCTTGTTAGTGTTGTGAGTTTACCAAACAATGAAAGTGTTCCAGCACTGTTTGTGTTCGGAGACTCTATAGTAGATACAGGTAACAATAACTACATTAACACCATAGCCAAATGTAATTTTCGACCATATGGTAAAGATTTTGGTGGAGGAAATCAACCAACTGGGAGGTTCAGCAATGGTTTAACCCCTTCAGATTTCATTGGTACAAACAAAAATTCTTATTCTTGAATTCTTTTACCATTATATGCTGTTCTAATCCATTTCCCTgacaatttttctttctttggtcTTTTTAATTAGCTGCAAAATTTGAAGTTAAGAAGCTTTTGCCACCGTACCTTGATCCAAATTTGAAACGTGAAGATCTCCTCAGAGGTGTAAGCTTTGCATCTGGTGCTAGTGGATATGATCCTCTAACTTCTGAACTAGCAGTAAATAATATTTCCCACCTAAAACCttacaatatattttcatttcttctCAGCATATCTTAGACATTAACTATAATTTTCTTTCGTTGTCATATGTTATGTTAGTTAGTGTTATCATTATCAGATCAACGGGACAAATTCAGGGAATACATAAAAAAGATACAGAACATGGTTGGAGAAACCACAACGACAACAATGATATCGAAAAGCATATACATCTTATGCACAGGAAGCAATGACATTACCAATACTTACTCTTTTAGGCGGctgaaatataatatttcaacTTATACAGACTTCATGGCTTCACAAGCTACAAAGTTCTTAAAAGTAAGTACCTATGAGCAATTTAGTTTACATTTTGCGAAgaatgatttaataaaatcttgTCTAAAAGGTTTCTTGACAGTTAGACAGTGCTAAACTATCCCATATATTACAAAGTTTATATCATGTTTGTAGATAGTCTCACAAAACCGTCTACATGGTGAAATCGTCAAATGACTATTTagttttgttgtgaaaagtatTGTTCAGGTGTCTTCCTTGTTTGTTTGGTGCATTTCATGTGTGTTAGTTATAACAAAGTTTACATTATAAACAAGATATTTGTATCTATATATGGAGTTAACCTCCGAGTTGTAATTGAATGAAAGTTTTCTCAAAGTCATACTCATAAGTTGTACCACTAACacaaaatacatttattatGTCACGTGATTTACGTCCGATCATTAAATGTCAGACACAAAAAAATAcacggtgacatttttgtaaataatttgtcaaaatttacGTCTGACCTATTTGGTTAGACTTAAATTTATGTCGAGTAGATAGAagtcagacgtaaatttacgtatGACAAAAAAGGATTAGAcgtaaaaatcaaattttatgtctGATCTAGAGGGGTCAAACCTAAATCCCTCAAGTCACTTTCATTTTCACTCTCTCCTTCAAAACAATGCCAACAAACACGCACATGACCACTGCGACCATTCCATTGGTGTTTGTTctgttgttttttcttcttttaatatcAAACTCTCCTTCTCGCCACTTATGTTTTCCCTCTCTTCTTCACAACTTGTGAAGAACTTGCAAACCACCATCTGAACACGCCGTAAGCATTGTAAACCTTAGAGGGCCTCCATTGTGTTGCAGATCTCGACGCGATGGTTCACACGGCTTTGACGATGCAAATATGTTTGGCTATTGCTCTTTGCGTTTTTTCAGCAAAAGGGAAAGATGCGGTTTTTCGATTTGCTATGTTGATGTACAACTCAAAGGTCTCCAGCATGGTGCATGGATGACGACGAGATTCAGTGGATGTCATATCTGTTGCTGGGTTCCAGCATCGCTTGCGTGGTAGGTTTTGTGGGGGGTGTTGGTGTGATGGAGGAGTTATTCCGATTGCAAATCTGGTGATGGTTCGCGTTTGAGTTGCAATGAGGATATTCAATAAAGTTGGTCAATAGTTGTTCGACGAGTGTGCTTGATGGCCTAAAGAACAATGAATTTTTACGTCTATTATGTTGTCACcaaatgtaaatttatgtctCTTGAATCTATGTCCGATTTAGACTAGACGTAAAAAGCTAAAAATGTTGGACGTAATAAGCCCATTTTGTGTTAGTGTACTTTACGTGATTTAGTGAATTTTTTTGTGGATGTAGATTGCAGTTAGTTAATACTTCAATCGAACCACGTTAAACTTTATATATAGCAACGAGGTAGACTATTTAACAGTGATAATAGAGGAGGCAGAATAAGGTCAAAGGTCAAAGACAAAGAATAGTGGAAATACATCATTTATTAGATGTTAACATTGCAATAAGGAAGGACACACTAGAAAGTTGTGTTTAGAGAGTTAGAAGACAACTATAACCTTGACAAACTGTTTAGGTTTGGCAAACAACTTGATTAGAGGTGTCAAAATAGGTTGGAACCCACgagccaacctggctcaccacgggttcgggtcgggttgggttaaaagttttttacaaatttcaatagggttgatttttgacccggctcatccgggttgaacccgtggtgagctgggttggctcaccaacccgtagATAAAATggtcacacaagtattttttattaagttgggctttacatttgggtcatgctaggttattttttttagccaacacataaatattgtgtatttttttttattttgatttgtatttggactgtattaaagtttatttagattttaattagaattataatttagttttgaatgaagaataaataaaaaaattgtattttttttaattaagtgaactcgtgaaccaacccgtttaacccttAAACCCATAGAGGGTCAGGTcgggtttgattttttttggctcgctaaaaagtgagccgggttgagttggCTCAGTAAATCATTAACTCGTGGTGGGTTGAGTCGGGTCAGGtcggattatccattttgataGCTCTAAACTTGAAGGGGGTTTAGCTCTTCTTGATGAGAATGAGTACTCTTGTAAGATAAATGGAGTTGGAACCAAAAAGTTTTGTTTGCATTGTGGAACTAATAGAGTGCTTGAAGAAGTTAAGTTTGTACCTAGCTTGAAAGACAAGGTTAAATCCCCTTATGAGATAACGAAGAAGGGATATGCATTTAAAGATGATAAGGGGTGTTGAGTCAAGACATCATCTTTAATGAAACTGAAATGGCTTGTAAGccaaaagtttcaaaattaaaCTCGGAGGTAAGAAGTGCTTGATTTCTTACAAGATCATGTGTTAGACAATTTTGTATATGATAAACAAGAAGCTTTTAGTGTAGAAAAATGATATGATGATTACATGTTTGCCACATATAGAATGAGGAGAACAATAAAAGCTCTAAAGATAGTAAAGATAGTAAACTAAAAACTGGTCAATAAAATTTCAAGGCAAGATTGGTGGCTAGAGGCCTTACTCAGACAAAAGGAGTTGATTATAATGATGTGTTCTATCTTGTAGTAAAGCACATATATCCATCATGATGTTGTTATCCATGGTTGTTAAGTTTAACCTTAAGATGGAACATATGAATGTTAAGATTGCGTCCTATATGGAGACTTAGAAAAGCATGAAACAACCAAAAGGATTTGAGGTAGGAAGCAAGAAAAATTGTGTTTATAAGTGAAACAAATCCTTGAATGGGTTGAACAATCTTGAAGACAATGGAATAAGTGCTTTGATGATTTCATTGCAAGTATTGGTTTTGAACGTATCGAGTTTGACACTTGTATCTATTTCAAGTTTCTAGTAGACAATtagttcattttatttatattgtatatAAGTGACATTCTTATAGCAAGCAATAGTAAACCTCAGGTGTAGAAGGTAAAAATTGAGTTGGACAACGAGCTTGAAATGAAAGATTTTTAAGTTACTAAGAAGATATTGGGGATTGAGATCATAAGACTATGTGAGGTTAGACCAATCTTAGAAAATTTCTTGAGAAGTTTGGTATGACAAACTTGAAAATTGCATCCACACCTCTTGCGTCTGATTACAAGATGAGTGATGAACAATATCCTAAGACTTTTGAGGGATAATTTTATGTGGACAATCTTTTATGTGCCAATATTGTTAATGCCATTATGTATGTGATGGTTTGCACATGCCTTGACACAAGTTATGTTGTAAGCATTGTTAGTAAGTTTATGTCAAATCGTAAATGAGCCCATTAACAAGCTCTTAAGTTTAGGCTTCATTATTTGAAGGGATCACGTGGACGAGTTTTAGTTTATGGCGGAGCTAGAGGATCTACTAGAGATACTCTCGCAGAAAGGTTTATTGACTCAAATTTTGTTGGGTATTTGAACATTAGAAAGTATCTCATAGGATTTGTGTTCACTGCTTATGACACGATTATCTGTTGGAAGGTTAATCTTCATAAGGCATTGACTTCCTCTATCATTGAAAAAGAGTTTATtgtcatgaaaaaaaatagtgaatgaAGCCTTATGGTTGAAAGGTCTACCAAAGGAATTGAAGGTGCATAGTTTCATTGTCTACTATAACAGTAGAAGTGTGATACAATTGTTCAAAAATCAAGTATACCATGAAAGAACTAAGTACATCGGTGTTAAGCTACATTTCGTAAGAGAGGATATTGTACGAGGGCCTATGAAAATGATGAAGGTCTCAACAGATTATAATGACTTTGATATGATTTTGAAGATTTTTCCAGGTAACTAGTTTTTTCATTGCTTGGATTTGATCAAGTTGAGTGGTGATTAAGCCTCTAATGGACTGAGAATGACATACAACAACTCTTGCTTATAAGATTAGTAAAATCTTATCCAAAATTCCTAGATCATTTGATAGTGCTAGATTGTCTAGTGTGTTATACAACTTCTATCATGTTGGCAAATGGTCTTAGTTGACCTTTTAGTCTCTTAGGATCTACTAAGCCATGAATCGTCTAGTGAAACATTGTATgagaattttgttttgtttgaggAGCATTGTTTGTGTATTTGTTGTTAGACTATGTGTGTAGACATGTCAAaatgagccaacccggctcatacGAGTTTGCTCACCACAAGCCgagttgaaaatgagtgaatccaacccggctcactttatggtgagtCAGAAATTTTACAACCCGCCTCAACCCACCACggattggtgggttaagtgagttGACTCATCAACcaacaaaaaagaattatttatgtattaatttttaagtattcaaatatttaaataattttttaaacaatccatgagatgacaatcacaataaaatcaataaccaatgttttcatcatgctcaccaccaatatatgatgaattgtttccaagaaagtatctatatagttcaagaaaacatggctaatattacacattttctatcatgttattcaataaaatataaataaaaagactacacatttttgtcatactaatttagaaaaaattgtttattagaCGGTTGCTTAAGTAATTTAccataaagattatagttaaagatgaaagtatcaacatatataacttaacaatcaaattaattacacattcaaactattcaaatattattgagaaacattctaacatttaaaaatataaaattgtgaacctatataattagaagtagtaaataattattaaaaaaatattgtaaaaaaatgttggtgggttaagtgggtcaacccactctcaacccggctcgaacccgtagGTTAAGTGAACCGAGTTGAGTTCAatccacttttaaaaaagttgaatttttcttaaTCCAACCTGGCTTGAACCCGGATTGGCTCACaaattgaaactcattttgacatctgTATATGTGTGTAAGTTATAAGTATTTGCACTATAAATAGCACCCTTGTATCTTCATGTGAAGGTTTATGTTGTAACTAGTTATGATTTATATGTGATTTAGTGAATTCTTCCATAAAAGTAGATTGAACTTCGTTAATACTTCAATTGAATCACATTAAATTCCATATTTGTGATTCTTTGTTCTTCTTTAACTAGTGTTTACCTTCTACTGCTTAATTTTGCTATTTCTTTATTATCGCTATTTGTGTAATAGATGCTCTGCAATAAATTTGACCAAGCTAATTCCTAATAAAACTTGTATTACTAAAACTTATTTCGTACATCTTTGCAAGATGGTACATAATCTTAAATGAATAAAATGCAGGAACTTTATGGACTTGGAGCTAGAAGAATTGGAATAGTTGGTTTGCCAATTCTAGGGTGTGTGCCCTTTCAAAAAACAATGAGAGGAGGATTTAAGAGAGCATGTTCAGATTCTGAAAATCAAGCTGCGATATTGTTCAACAAAAAGCTATCATCCCAAATAGATATTCTTGGGAAAAATTTTCCTGAAGCTAGACTTGTCTACCTTGATATTTACAACCCATTATCGGATATGATTCAAAACCCCTCTAAATATGGTAATCAAACACATCTACCATATTATATCTATTATATAAACCAAAATTGAGTAAACAACCATTTTAATTCCTAGAATGGTAGGTGTTATCACATTTAAaactaagaaaatttttaagaaaaaaaagtctcATGAAGTAAAATAAGTCGCCAAacgtaactatttttttattactttgttCCTAagtatatattgatattatgactttatatttatttgaattggtTTGGTGTTTTAGGTTTTGAAGTAGCAGATAAAGGATGTTGTGGCACAGGATATTTTGAAGTAGGCTTTATGTGTAACGCTCTTTCCAAGATATGTTCAAACAGGTCAAACTATATATTTTGGGATAGTGTCCATCCTACGGAAAGGGCCTATAATATACTTTGTTCAGAGGCGCTTgacaaaaatatcaacaaattCTTCTGAGTTTTATTTGGTTGTACTCTTACTGATATGAAtacaataacaatatatttGTCTTGTGCTAGAAAGTTAtaaactgattttttttatataacttcATTAATATTAGATACTTAAATACTtataacaatttgaaaaaaaatacagtttTTAAAGTTGGTCATATATTTAGCATAATTAAAAGTGTCATATGGAAAGaagtttaaccattattttacTAGTTTAGTGTGACATTGGTTGGTACCACAAGggtaaaccctaaaccctaaaccttaaaccctaaacctgtgATGCATAGATATGATACGTGTATCCGATACGATATGTGTATCGGATACAACACGTATCTGATACGtcgatatgtttattttgaaaataataggttATGATACGTAATAGATAgcgatatatgaatattgaaaaaatgtacaatagttcttaaaaacataataaatatatgattgttaattatgtgaatccaaattaaaactatattattaaagttgtcaacataataaatataaagtattgtcatcataaaagtactactacaagaaaatttttaaataatgaccaattttagtaacaaaaactatgttagagaccaattttttaattaaagaccaattattttggtagccaaaaccttggtaactaatgttagtaaccaatttaaaaaccaattattttgatagtcaaaaccttgatagctaatgttagtgaacAATTTAGAAACAATTCATATTacttatcaatttagagactaattataatttttagaactattttagttgtcaataatttttagtttttaaattggtatccaaattggtcactatatagtgactaattatttgttGTCACAAAAATGggtcattattcaaatatttttttgtagtttaCTACGATTTTATAAAGTAGaaatttcattgataagtatcggTAAAATATCCTAAATATCGAATACGGATACATGTCGAACACGGATACGTGACCCAAGTTGAAATATTGGTGTATCATGTATCATAGGGTAATACTAACTCTATGTtgctgaaaataaataattgttgttAGCTCTGATAGAAGGAATTActctaattaaagaaaaaaggaaaaataatttttttttaaataaaataagttgttcagatgaaaatattaaaaaaacattgaaatctaaaaatattaagaaataaaatttagaatttactaaaaaaaaagaaattaaaatttcactaataatcactattatttatACACATTTTATGCacaaattggaaaaaaattaatatatactatttaaattttgaaatttagctaatacttttttgtaaattttatttttaaaataaatatttttgaaatataattgtatctaagatattttaattactaaaatatttaaaaaataaagaaaatttaattaccagtaatttaaatctaatgtatttcaaacttttaaaattattgttaagaGATAAGAATGTCATTGCCATGCATGAGTAGATAATTACaggatataaatataaaatatcacatTCTTACTTGCACATTGTCTTCTAATTTGTTGAAATTCACAACAAATTCCGGAGACAAAGTTCATGAAGCACAACCAGCGACCTAATTTGTGTTTCAACAAATTTAACCTATGTTATCAATTTTTCGGATCAAATTAGTactatattctatttttatttacttttacgttttccaaaatatatttttatctattaattcCCAActaagtatatttatttttataattttttcctaAGCATTGAAATGGATTTTTATGTTAGATTGAACCATGTAGTTGATTGGCCGACTTACagatatatttagaaaaattatttagtataaaaattattttctttactcCGAAATAGTTATAGTTTAAAGTTTCGTT encodes the following:
- the LOC114170352 gene encoding GDSL esterase/lipase At5g42170-like, with protein sequence MFFFEVLSSQLFLVIVWSFSTIITSLVSVVSLPNNESVPALFVFGDSIVDTGNNNYINTIAKCNFRPYGKDFGGGNQPTGRFSNGLTPSDFIAAKFEVKKLLPPYLDPNLKREDLLRGVSFASGASGYDPLTSELALVLSLSDQRDKFREYIKKIQNMVGETTTTTMISKSIYILCTGSNDITNTYSFRRLKYNISTYTDFMASQATKFLKELYGLGARRIGIVGLPILGCVPFQKTMRGGFKRACSDSENQAAILFNKKLSSQIDILGKNFPEARLVYLDIYNPLSDMIQNPSKYGFEVADKGCCGTGYFEVGFMCNALSKICSNRSNYIFWDSVHPTERAYNILCSEALDKNINKFF